The Bacteroidota bacterium DNA window TGCTTGTGTGAATGGAAAAATGCAGAATGACCATGAAAGTGTTGTAAGTAAACCGAAAAATATTCCTGGGTTCAACATGTCATTAACTTCTTGAGCCAAATATTGCCGATCCAATGCGGATCATTGTGCTTCCTTCATTCAAAGCGATCATGTAATCGCTTGTCATTCCCATGGAAAGTGTATCTAATCCATGCGACTTATGTTTGTCGTAAAACTGTCGAAGTGTTTTAAATTCAGTTCTGATAAGATCATTGTCTTCCGTGTTTGAAGCCATACCCATAAAACCTTTGATGGTAATATTTTTCAGATCCGGTAATAATGATCCGTTGAAAAACTCATCTGCTTCCTCGAAACTCAATCCGAACTTGGTGTCTTCGGTGGCAATGTAAATTTGCAATAAACAATGCGCCATGATATTCTGCTTTTGTGCTTGTTTATTGATCTCGACCAGTAATTTCAGACTATCAACTCCATGGATCAGCTTTGTGACAGGTAGTATGTTCTTAACTTTATTAGTTTGTAAGTGTCCTATGAAATGCCATTCTACGCCATCAACTTTCATTGCCTTTTCCAGCAATTCCTGCACGTAATTCTCCCCGAAAACATGTTGTCCATGACTCTGAAGTTCTTTAATTGCTTCAACAGGTTTTGTCTTGCTAACTGCAACCAGCTGTGCGTTAAAGGGCTTGAGTTCAGAAAGGATCCTCTGGTAGTTAAGGAGATTGATCATCGGGGTGTAAAGTAACTTTTACTGATTGAAAGGAACAAATATGGCTAAAGATTGTTATTAATGGTATCATTGTGGAAAAATTCATTTTATTTCAATTAAAGTATGTCAATAAGTAAAAAAGTTAAGTCGATTAAATATGCTATCAAAAATTTCCTGTTTGCATTCAGGAAATATTCAGGTAATAAAAGTAACCTGAAGTCAATCTATGACCGGACTTTTGTTGATGATGAAGGGAAGACTGTTAACCTTTCAGAGTTCAAAGGTAAAAAACTACTGATCGTGAATACAGCCTCTGCTTGTGGTTACACATATCAGTATACTGATCTTGAAAAATTGTCGGTTGAAAATAAAGACAAACTGAATTTGGTAGCTTTTCCGTGCAACGATTTTGGTAAACAGGAGCAGGGTAGTAATGAAGAGATCCAGAGTTTCTGTAAAGTAAATTTTGGTGTAACTTTTAAAGTCTTTAAGAAAACAAAAGTTAAACGTTCAGATAAAAATCAGATTTTTCACTGGCTCACCAATTCCGAACTCAACGGTTGGAACGATCAGGTTCCAATGTGGAATTTCTGGAAGTTTTTGATCGATGAAGAGGGACGGTTGGTTGCTGTCTTTCCTTCGAGATATTCGCCGATTGGTGGTGAGTTGTTGAAAATGTTGGAATGTGATTAAACGATCTTCCATTGCGGTTGTGTATATCGCCCTTCAGGGCTCCAATAAAAAACATATAGCGCTGAAGGCGCGATATTCGTCAGCGACGGGCAACGCCCATCGAAATGAAGGCGCGATATTCGTCAGCGACGGGCAACGCCCATCGAAATGAAGGCGCGATATTCATCATCGACGGGCAACCGTCAATAAAATAAATTTATAATTGAAATCAACAATTATTAAATCAAATGCATCAATCATTAGAAAAAATATATACATATTGATTTTAATGCGAAGTTTCTAAATCACTTCCAAATTAACCAAGCGAATGCAAAACCAACCCGCTCCGTAACTTCGGCTCAAACCAAGTCACCTTCGGCGGCATTGTTAATCCTGCGTCTGCTATGTCGATCAGTTGTTTCATTGTAACCGGATAAAGTGCGAATGCAACTTTCATATTGCCACTGTTCACACGCTTTTCAAGTTCACCCAATCCTCTTAGTCCGCCGACAAATTCTATTCGCTTATCTGTTCGCAGATCTTTAATATTTAAAATCGGTTCAAGTACTTGTTTGGAAAGAATTGTTACATCAAGTACTCCGATCGGATCGTTGTTATCGTAAGTATTGTCTTTTGCTTTCAGGCAATACCATTTTCCTTCCAGAAACATTCCGAATTCATGCAAGTGTATGGGACGGAATTCGCTTGTTCCTTTTTCTTCCACCTCAAAACCTGATTTCAATTTTTCCAGAAACTCTTCTTTGGAATTTCCATTCAGATCTTTTACAACCCGGTTGTAATCCATAATGGCAAGTTGATTGTCCGGAAAATGTACTGCAAGAAAATAATTGTAATTTTCTTTACCGGTATGATTCGGATTTTTTTCCTTCATTTCTTTTCCGACCAATGCTGCTGCTGCGGTTCTGTGATGGCCGTCTGCTACATAAGTTGCCGGAAGTGAAGCGAAATGTTTTGTAATGTCTGCAATCTGCTTACCGCCTTTCACGATCCAGAAGGTGTGACTGATCTTGTCTTCCGTTGTAAAATCATATTCGGGTTCTGACTTGATCACTTCATTGACGATCTCATCAAGTGCAGGTAAATTCGGGTATGCAAAGAAAACCGGTTCGTAATTCAATTTGCTGTAACGAACATGATTCTTTCTGTCTTCTTCTTTATCAGGGCGAGTTAGTTCGTGTTTTTTTATAACATTGTTGAAGTAATCATCAATTGATGCAGCACCAACAATTCCATATTGCCGACGGCCATTCATAGTTTGTGCATAGATGTAGTAATATTCTTTATCATCCGTAAAGAACACACCATCTTTCACCATTTTATTGAAATTCGAAATACCTTTCTCGTAAATTTCGGGAGTGTAATGATCGTGCTCATCAGGAAAATCGATTTCAGGTTTTATGACATGATAAAAGGAGATAGGATTACCTTCAGCTTCTTTACGCGCTTCTTTTTCATCCAATACATCGTATGGTTTACTTGCTACTTTCAATACATTTTCTTTCGTCGGACGAATGCCTTTGAAAGGTTTTAGAATTGCCATCGTATTTTTTTTAGATCAATTTAATTTTAAGATTCTTTCCATTGCTTCAGTCAATACAATGAGATCATCGATCGTAAGATCGCCCATGTGACCGATGCGGAAAGTTTTATTTTTTAATTCGTTGTAGCCATTTGAGATGACCATGTTTTCTTTCAAAAGTTCTTTGTTGAGTTCTGCGACATTGATGTTTCGCGTATTCTCTATCGTCGTCACGGTCATCGATTCAAATCCGGGCATAACATGCAATTTGAAAAAATGACTTGCCCAGTTGATCATGTATTCAGCCATTTCAATATGACGGATGAAACGATTCTCAATTCCTTCTTTCATGATGCGATCGAGTTGGAAGTCCATTGCAAACATGTGTGACAAAGAAGGAGTGCAGGAATACTGATGATCTTTCTTGTCGATGAATTCACACAGCGTCAGAAAATCGAGATAATAACCTCTGTGACCAATACTCTTGAATCGTTCTTCAGCTTTATCAGACACAGATGCCAGTGACAATCCCGGAGGAAGTGCCAGTGCTTTTTGCGATGAAGAAATACAAACATCAATTCCCAAACGATCAACCTCAATTTTCGCACCACCTAATGAACTCACAGTATCTACTAACCAAACTACATCCGGATATTTTCTGATCACTTCAGCAATAGCATCGATGGGATTCATCAAGCCTGTTGAAGTTTCATTATGTGTTAAAGTAACAACATCGTATTTTCCGGTCTTCAGATATTTGTCAACTGTTTCCGGCATATTCGGATGACCGGAGATCTCTTCGTGAAGATCTGCTTCAATACCATTCAGTTTAGCCAGTTCATGCCATCTTTTCCCAAAAGCTCCTACAGAAAAAACGATCGCTCGCTTCTTAGTTGCTGAACGAATTGCACCTTCCATTAAACCGGTCCCTGAAGATGTACTCAATACAATTTTGTTCTGAGTAAACATCAATTGCTTGAGTTTATTGGAGATGTTCCGTTGTAAGTCAGACGCTTCCGGAGTCCGGTGACCCATCATGGGTGTTGCCATTTTAGCAAGCACATCAGGATGAACGTAGGTAGGACCGGGGATGAATAGTTTTAAATTCTCCATTTATACGAGATTGTTTTGGTGCGCGAATTTAATAAAAAGCGCACTAATGTGACTTAAAATGTCACATTGAAATGAATTAATAATTCCTGTTAATTTGGGAAAATTTCGATTTCGTTATTTTTCAGTAGGCTGAGGCAACTCCTTCACTGGCGCCGTCTCCGACCTCGCATCCACATCCTTATCCAACACATACCGCCCTTTTTTCAGATTGAACGAATCATACGTTCCATCCGGTCCGGCTTGAGAGGAGAGATCAACATCAGTGGATTTTGAACGAGGAGTGCTGATATGATCGAGAATAATTTTCTTGCCATTGTTTTCAAATCGCATAGACATTGAAGCTTGCGAATTAAAAGAATAGATCAAACGATTTTTATAAACGGAACCTGATTTCAACAATGGAAAACCAAATTTCAGTTCACCTTTATCTATGTAACACACTTCAATTACTTTTTTAGTAATCTGCTGATTGAAACCTTTCCATCCAAGCAAAACGAAATAATTTTTTCCTTTGTACTTCACTTTGTTGACTGCATAATATGCAGCACCAAACCAGCGATCAGCTTTTAATTTTTCTGATTCAGGTTTTTGAATGATGGAAGTTGAGTCGGAGAGAAGGAAAGTCAGGATACTGTCTGTCTTCTCTTCTTTGATTTGCACATAACCAAAATACATGTACTTATCTCCTGCGTAATTCGGGAAAGTCCAGGAATAAATTTTGAAACGATTCTCTGCATCTTTTACTATAGATACATTTTTGAAATCAGTGAATGGATTTTCAAAAGAATTTGCGCTATTCAGACTATCTGTAAAGCGCTTTTGAAATTCACTGGCAGCATTTGTTCGTATGGAATCATTTTCTCCACGTTGCATTTTCTGAATCAATACATGCAATGAATCTGAATTTTGCGCAGAACTAAAGTGCGGTTTAAATAAACCGAGAATAGCAAGAGTAAAGAATACAGAAATATTTTTTGAAAGCATCGTATAAAAAGAAAGGCCGCAAAGTATGAACGTTTGGCGGCCTTTATTATTTTTTTATGGAATTAGTCAGCTGTGCATTGCTTCTTTTTTGCCAAGCAATACTTCTTTTGGTTCGCGGTAATTAGGATCGTCTACACAACAATCAACCGGACAAACGGAAGCGCATTGTGGTTCATCGTGGAAACCTACACACTCTGTACATTTATCAGGGACGATATAATAAACATCCATTGCAACAGGAGCCTGAGGTGCGCTTGCATCGATATCAGAGCCATCGATTCGCTTGAAAGTTCCTTTTACTGATGTTCCATCTGACGCGCGCCATTCAGCACCGCCTTCATAAATTGCATTATTGGGACATTCCGGTTCGCATGCACCACAGTTGATGCATTCTTCGGTAATCATAATTGCCATATCTGTATTCTTTTGTGGTTATTTAGATTTGTACAAAAATAAATAGAAAAAGTTCAAATCAAAGCAACATCCCATCTTCTTTTCGATTTCTCTGTATTATCTTTGTCCCAATGAATGATATTAAGAACGTTTCTAAACAACTAGGACTTGTATTAAAGTCGAAAGTTGATCAATATACTGCTGATCCGCTTGCTTTTACTGACCTCAAAGAGGTGATGATCAGAGCGTTTCAATCGAATGGGTGGTTTACGGAGAAGAATATTCTGCTCGCTTTGACACAATGGGCAGATGCACTCACTGAAAACAACATTGAACGCTGGCTTGAACCATATCAGAGTATTTCTTTTCAATCTCCTAAAAGGATAGGGGTTATCAATGCCGGAAATATTCCTTTTGTCGGATTACATGATCTCATCTCTGTATTAATCAGCGGTCATATCTATCACGGAAAAAATTCTTCCAATGATAAATATCTTTTACCATGGATTGCAAAACTGTTGATCGAGATCGAACCGGAATTGAAAACCCGGATTCATTTCGTTGAGAAATTAAATGAAATCGATGCAGTCATTGCAACCGGGAGCGATAATTCTTCGCGCTACTTCGATTATTATTTCGGAAAATATCCGCACATCATTCGCAAAAATAGAAATGGAATTGCAATTCTCACCGGTGATGAAACAACCGATGAGTTATCACTTTTAGGAAAAGACATTTTTCAATACTTCGGATTAGGTTGCAGAAATGTTTCCAAAATGTATGTTCCGAAAGATTACAACTTCAATAAATTTTTCGAATCGATCTACAATGAAAATGAAGTAATGAATCATACGAAGTATATGAACAACTTCGATTACAATAATTCAGTGCTGCTCTTAAAATTAGTTCCGTTTTTGCAGAATGGTTTTCTGATCATAAGGGAAGAGGAAGTTATTCCGTCGCCGATCTCCATTGTACATTATGAAAAATATGAAAACGAAAGCTTGTTGTTTGAAAAATTAATTCCTCTTAAGGATCAGTTGCAATGTATTGTTTCTAAAACTCAGTTGCCTCCTTCATTGAAAAATCTTCAGGTAGGTTTTGGAAAAACGCAGGAACCGGCTCTTTGGGATTATGCGGATGGGGTGGATACGCTTGATTTCTTACAAAAAATTATAACACTGAGTGCACTAAGATCACAATAAGAACACGGAATACTTAGTAGTCTTCTTGTGATCTTAGTGCACTCAGTGTTTAATTTTCTTTGCAAATAAGATTCGCAAATTTTTTCTTTAAACTTTCAATTTAATTTAAAGATCCGGCGTCGGAATCGTATTAAACAGTCTCTTCCATCTGATCTTACTCAAAAACTCTCCATGAGTATCCCAACTCATCCAGATGAACACTGCCTTACCGACAACGTGATCCTCAGGTACAAATCCCCAAAAACGTGAATCGGCGGAGTTGTGTCTGTTATCACCCATCATGAAATAGTAATTCATTTTGAATGTATAGTTGGTTGCAACCTGACCATTGATGATGATCTGTCCATTGCGTTCTTCCAGTTTATTCTGTTCGTATTCACCGATCACTTTTCTGTAAAGTGAAATGTTGGAAGTGTCAATTTTTATAGTTGCACCTTTTTGCGGAATATATAGCGGACCAAAGTTGTCGACATTCCAGTTAAATCTATTATCAAATGGAAAAATAAAATCCTGATAGATACCGGCAGGGACAGTGTTGGCTTCAATTCGTTTTACATTTCCAAATCCTTTCATTTCATCAGCTTCTTTGGC harbors:
- a CDS encoding YggS family pyridoxal phosphate-dependent enzyme, with the protein product MINLLNYQRILSELKPFNAQLVAVSKTKPVEAIKELQSHGQHVFGENYVQELLEKAMKVDGVEWHFIGHLQTNKVKNILPVTKLIHGVDSLKLLVEINKQAQKQNIMAHCLLQIYIATEDTKFGLSFEEADEFFNGSLLPDLKNITIKGFMGMASNTEDNDLIRTEFKTLRQFYDKHKSHGLDTLSMGMTSDYMIALNEGSTMIRIGSAIFGSRS
- a CDS encoding 4Fe-4S dicluster domain-containing protein produces the protein MAIMITEECINCGACEPECPNNAIYEGGAEWRASDGTSVKGTFKRIDGSDIDASAPQAPVAMDVYYIVPDKCTECVGFHDEPQCASVCPVDCCVDDPNYREPKEVLLGKKEAMHS
- a CDS encoding glutathione peroxidase, translated to MSISKKVKSIKYAIKNFLFAFRKYSGNKSNLKSIYDRTFVDDEGKTVNLSEFKGKKLLIVNTASACGYTYQYTDLEKLSVENKDKLNLVAFPCNDFGKQEQGSNEEIQSFCKVNFGVTFKVFKKTKVKRSDKNQIFHWLTNSELNGWNDQVPMWNFWKFLIDEEGRLVAVFPSRYSPIGGELLKMLECD
- a CDS encoding acyl-CoA reductase, with the protein product MNDIKNVSKQLGLVLKSKVDQYTADPLAFTDLKEVMIRAFQSNGWFTEKNILLALTQWADALTENNIERWLEPYQSISFQSPKRIGVINAGNIPFVGLHDLISVLISGHIYHGKNSSNDKYLLPWIAKLLIEIEPELKTRIHFVEKLNEIDAVIATGSDNSSRYFDYYFGKYPHIIRKNRNGIAILTGDETTDELSLLGKDIFQYFGLGCRNVSKMYVPKDYNFNKFFESIYNENEVMNHTKYMNNFDYNNSVLLLKLVPFLQNGFLIIREEEVIPSPISIVHYEKYENESLLFEKLIPLKDQLQCIVSKTQLPPSLKNLQVGFGKTQEPALWDYADGVDTLDFLQKIITLSALRSQ
- a CDS encoding alanine--glyoxylate aminotransferase family protein, which produces MENLKLFIPGPTYVHPDVLAKMATPMMGHRTPEASDLQRNISNKLKQLMFTQNKIVLSTSSGTGLMEGAIRSATKKRAIVFSVGAFGKRWHELAKLNGIEADLHEEISGHPNMPETVDKYLKTGKYDVVTLTHNETSTGLMNPIDAIAEVIRKYPDVVWLVDTVSSLGGAKIEVDRLGIDVCISSSQKALALPPGLSLASVSDKAEERFKSIGHRGYYLDFLTLCEFIDKKDHQYSCTPSLSHMFAMDFQLDRIMKEGIENRFIRHIEMAEYMINWASHFFKLHVMPGFESMTVTTIENTRNINVAELNKELLKENMVISNGYNELKNKTFRIGHMGDLTIDDLIVLTEAMERILKLN
- a CDS encoding DUF1015 domain-containing protein encodes the protein MAILKPFKGIRPTKENVLKVASKPYDVLDEKEARKEAEGNPISFYHVIKPEIDFPDEHDHYTPEIYEKGISNFNKMVKDGVFFTDDKEYYYIYAQTMNGRRQYGIVGAASIDDYFNNVIKKHELTRPDKEEDRKNHVRYSKLNYEPVFFAYPNLPALDEIVNEVIKSEPEYDFTTEDKISHTFWIVKGGKQIADITKHFASLPATYVADGHHRTAAAALVGKEMKEKNPNHTGKENYNYFLAVHFPDNQLAIMDYNRVVKDLNGNSKEEFLEKLKSGFEVEEKGTSEFRPIHLHEFGMFLEGKWYCLKAKDNTYDNNDPIGVLDVTILSKQVLEPILNIKDLRTDKRIEFVGGLRGLGELEKRVNSGNMKVAFALYPVTMKQLIDIADAGLTMPPKVTWFEPKLRSGLVLHSLG